The Calditrichota bacterium region GGGGCTGGAGCGGCTTCGGTCGGTTCTGCAGCCAGAGCCGCCTTCGGCTTGCGTCCGCGCTTCTTGGGGGCTGGAGCGGCTTCGGTCGGTGCTGCAGCCAGAGCCGCCTTCGGCTTGCGTCCGCGCTTCTTGGGGGCGCCAGCCGGCATCGACAAATCGATGGCTCCGCTCTCTACGTTTTGAACGAATTCCTGTAATTTCTGCAGGGTCCGCTTATGAGGTTTGCGCGCCCCGCCTTGCTCCATTTCACGCAAGGTTGGAAGACTGAGCCCGGAGAGTTCCATGAATCGTTGCTGGGACAGCCCTTTCTGGGTTCGCCACTCGCGCAGATTCATCTTGTCGAGGTCGGACATTGACCTTTCCTTTGGGTTGAGTGAGTCGAAATGTTCGTCGGTTATGGCTTCAGAGCCACCGTTCTTGATCGAGACTGCGATACTGTATCGCTTCGGTCAAATGTTCTGGCTTGATATCGAGCGATCCATCCAGGTCGGCGATCGTTCGAGAAACTTTCAGGATGCGGGTGTAACCGCGGGCCGAAAGACCAATCTGACCTTCCATTGCCTGTTTGAGAAGCAGTTCACTCTGCTTGTCAACCTTGCAATATTTCCGCATTTCGCGAGTTCCCATATCAGCATTCACCTGCACATTGGCGACATGTTGAAATCTCTCATATTGAATCTGTCGGGCGGCTTCAACACGGGCGCGAATGGCAGCGGAGTTCGGTTCGCCGCTTGCTTCCGAAGCGAGATTCTCAAAAGGCACCGGCGGCACTTCGATTTGGATGTCGATCCGGTCGAGCAGCGGCCCGGAAACATGCCCCAGATATTTCTGAATCTGTATCGGGCTGCAATGGCATTCCCGGGTCGGATGACCGCGAAAGCCGCAGGGACAGGGATTCATCGCGGCGACGAGGATAAAATTCGCAGGATAAGTGAGCGACATCTTGGATCGTGTAATAGTCACGTCGCCGTCTTCCATCGGTTGGCGCAGGACCTCAAGGACGCTCTTGTGAAATTCGGGTAGTTCGTCGAGGAAGAGGACGCCCTTATGTGCCAGAGAGACTTCACCGGGGCGGGGCACCTGTCCGCCGCCGATAAGCCCGGCGTCCGATATGGTATGATGAGGGCTGCGAAAAGGCCGGATTGAAAGAAGCGGGATGTTGGGCGGAAGCATTCCGGCAACCGAGTAGATTTTCGTTGTCTCAAAGGCTTCTTCGATGGTCAATTCCGGCAAAATCGTCGGCAGCCTTTTGGCGAGCATAGTCTTTCCGGATCCCGGAGGGCCTATCATCAGGAGATTATGCCCTCCCGCGGCGGCGATTTCTATTGCTCGCTTGGCGTTATCCTGACCGCG contains the following coding sequences:
- a CDS encoding helix-turn-helix transcriptional regulator, with product MSDLDKMNLREWRTQKGLSQQRFMELSGLSLPTLREMEQGGARKPHKRTLQKLQEFVQNVESGAIDLSMPAGAPKKRGRKPKAALAAAPTEAAPAPKKRGRKPKAALAAEPTEAAPAP
- a CDS encoding YifB family Mg chelatase-like AAA ATPase, which produces MYAQILSAAVDGIKAFKVKVEVHLDTALPAYTTVGMPDTAVKESRERVSAAIKNAGFLFPSKKITVNLAPASVKKEGSAFDLPIALGLLAATGQVEREGLKNAVFLGELALDGGIRPIRGALPIAGALAKDGVRSLFVPAQNAAEAAMVDGVEVRPIEHLRQAVEFLNGERPIEPLVVDPASIVRSTMRYAVDFSDVRGQDNAKRAIEIAAAGGHNLLMIGPPGSGKTMLAKRLPTILPELTIEEAFETTKIYSVAGMLPPNIPLLSIRPFRSPHHTISDAGLIGGGQVPRPGEVSLAHKGVLFLDELPEFHKSVLEVLRQPMEDGDVTITRSKMSLTYPANFILVAAMNPCPCGFRGHPTRECHCSPIQIQKYLGHVSGPLLDRIDIQIEVPPVPFENLASEASGEPNSAAIRARVEAARQIQYERFQHVANVQVNADMGTREMRKYCKVDKQSELLLKQAMEGQIGLSARGYTRILKVSRTIADLDGSLDIKPEHLTEAIQYRSLDQERWL